The Nitrospira tepida genome includes a window with the following:
- a CDS encoding metal ABC transporter substrate-binding protein: protein MRHLFTILVLAFAVLSTPAPLAQASDPISVVVTIPVLRDWVERIGGPHVRIATLIKGLESEHSYSPRPSDVMAVRKAKLLVEVGVGLEIWVSGLVRSANNPSLLLVTTGKGIPLLPDRPREGAASTEISGHDHHDSGSNPHVWLDPDNAVTMIRHITDALSQTDPSHAAEFRRNQAVYLQELDRTRSELLDQLRKLPDRRLIVHHPAWPYFAKRFDLEIVGEIQTQPGSEPSARHIQSLVALIRTHHIRVIVSEPQLNQKLPALLARETGARVAILTPLPGALPGTDSYLDMLRYNVLQLLRAFDQSVRPAR from the coding sequence GTGAGACACCTTTTCACAATCCTGGTCCTGGCCTTCGCCGTCCTGTCGACTCCTGCTCCTTTGGCCCAGGCCTCGGACCCCATCTCTGTGGTCGTGACGATCCCGGTGCTCAGAGATTGGGTGGAACGAATCGGCGGTCCTCACGTCCGCATCGCGACGCTCATCAAGGGATTGGAGAGCGAGCACTCCTATTCCCCTCGACCCAGCGACGTGATGGCCGTCCGCAAGGCGAAGCTGCTGGTGGAGGTCGGGGTTGGCCTGGAGATTTGGGTGTCCGGACTGGTCCGGAGCGCCAACAATCCCTCCCTCTTGCTGGTCACGACGGGCAAGGGCATCCCGCTCTTGCCGGATCGTCCACGGGAGGGTGCGGCCTCAACGGAAATCTCGGGCCATGACCACCATGACTCCGGCTCAAACCCCCATGTGTGGCTGGACCCGGATAACGCCGTGACGATGATTCGCCATATCACCGACGCGCTCAGCCAGACCGACCCGTCCCATGCCGCGGAGTTCCGGCGCAATCAGGCGGTCTACCTCCAAGAATTGGACCGTACGCGAAGCGAATTGCTGGACCAACTCCGGAAGCTGCCGGACCGGCGTCTGATCGTCCATCACCCGGCCTGGCCCTATTTCGCCAAGCGGTTCGATCTGGAGATCGTCGGGGAGATTCAAACGCAGCCTGGCTCGGAGCCTTCGGCCAGGCACATCCAGTCCCTGGTCGCCTTGATCCGCACCCATCACATCCGGGTCATCGTGTCCGAGCCCCAACTGAATCAGAAGCTGCCGGCCCTGCTGGCGCGGGAAACCGGGGCACGGGTCGCCATCCTGACGCCGCTCCCGGGCGCCCTGCCGGGGACGGATAGCTATCTCGACATGCTCCGCTATAATGTGCTCCAATTGCTCCGCGCCTTTGACCAGTCGGTGCGTCCCGCCCGGTGA
- a CDS encoding PQQ-dependent sugar dehydrogenase, whose protein sequence is MLNNWTIFLRKDQAVPVGKTELLSPRTLSLWRALSLVLACSACSGGDDTGGTTAGDPSPPPPSSIAVKLEPITMALSAPVFMTAPPTDNTRLFIVEQGGAIKVFDVSTGSLLSTPFLDLSGAIASGGERGLLGMAFDPSYQSNGRFYVHYTDTNGDIVIARYLASTSNANEADPSSAVILRRIAHPTFSNHNGGMLAFGPDGCLYAGPGDGGGTGDPNNNAQNPASLLGKLLRLDPTTGNGCTNAIPNPFAGAGGAPEVWSIGLRNPWRFSFDRQTGDLYIGDVGQNTREEVNVSPAPHAGRQANYGWRLMEGFLCFNPASNCNPGGLTLPVLDYDQTGGACSVIGGYVYRGTAIPSLQGTYFYADLCAGFVRSFRYRNAQVTDQFEWPSLSPGPSITSFGEDAQGELYIMTLNGGLWRIAPL, encoded by the coding sequence ATGCTCAATAACTGGACGATATTCCTTCGTAAGGATCAGGCGGTTCCGGTCGGCAAGACAGAGCTCTTGTCACCCCGCACCCTGTCTCTGTGGCGGGCGCTTTCGCTCGTGCTGGCTTGTTCGGCATGTAGTGGGGGAGACGACACCGGAGGAACGACGGCGGGCGATCCTTCGCCGCCGCCACCCTCTTCGATCGCCGTGAAACTCGAGCCCATCACGATGGCGCTTAGTGCGCCGGTGTTCATGACTGCGCCTCCAACGGACAATACCCGCCTGTTCATCGTGGAACAGGGCGGCGCGATCAAGGTCTTCGATGTCTCAACCGGATCGCTGCTCTCCACCCCCTTTCTCGACCTCTCTGGTGCCATCGCGAGCGGCGGCGAGCGCGGCTTGCTCGGGATGGCGTTCGATCCCAGCTATCAGAGCAACGGGCGCTTCTATGTGCATTACACGGATACCAATGGTGATATCGTGATCGCTCGGTACCTAGCCAGTACCTCGAACGCCAATGAAGCGGACCCGTCCTCTGCCGTGATCTTGCGCAGGATCGCCCATCCCACCTTCTCAAACCATAACGGCGGCATGCTGGCCTTTGGACCGGACGGCTGTCTCTACGCGGGACCCGGCGACGGGGGCGGAACTGGTGACCCGAACAACAACGCGCAGAACCCGGCCTCGCTATTGGGCAAGCTTCTCCGACTGGACCCAACCACCGGCAACGGCTGTACGAATGCCATCCCGAACCCCTTCGCCGGTGCGGGAGGAGCGCCTGAAGTCTGGAGTATCGGGTTGCGGAACCCCTGGCGCTTCTCGTTCGATCGGCAGACCGGCGATCTCTACATCGGCGATGTCGGGCAAAACACCCGGGAGGAAGTCAATGTCTCGCCGGCCCCCCATGCGGGCCGGCAAGCCAATTACGGCTGGCGATTGATGGAGGGATTCCTGTGCTTCAATCCTGCGAGCAATTGCAATCCCGGCGGACTCACCCTACCGGTGCTCGACTATGACCAAACGGGAGGCGCCTGTTCGGTCATCGGCGGCTATGTTTATCGCGGGACGGCGATCCCGTCGCTCCAAGGCACCTATTTCTATGCGGATCTCTGCGCGGGCTTTGTCCGGAGCTTCCGGTACCGGAACGCGCAGGTGACCGACCAGTTTGAATGGCCAAGCCTGAGCCCGGGGCCCTCGATTACCAGCTTTGGCGAAGACGCGCAGGGCGAACTGTACATCATGACCTTGAACGGCGGCCTGTGGCGCATTGCACCGCTGTAA
- a CDS encoding anhydro-N-acetylmuramic acid kinase, with product MAFAERADGGSRMRVVGLMSGTSGDGVDAALVEIGGQGEQLEVRLVAFAGTRFSPDLQRRLLKAALEGSVREICYLNALLGEIFARAALKVIKRAKLTPPEIDLIGSHGQTVHHLPIGWREPGIGPVRATLQIAEASVIAERTGVTTVANFRARDMAVGGEGAPLAPYAHYMLLRDPNRTRLVVNLGGISNVTVLAKGAGLDRVQAFDTGPANMVLDGLIQQMTKGRLSMDRQGVMARSGRVDAALLNELLRHPYLRRHPPKSTGREEFGAEFVARIRAVQKRRKLADRDVMATCARFTAECIGKARRWLPGEIDEVIVGGGGVRNRAVMGHLAQVLAPAPVRTLDEVGWSSKAFEAVAFAILAYQTVHGKPNNVPSVTGARSAVVLGHLVPGTPESILRLLHRLGTPER from the coding sequence ATGGCGTTCGCCGAACGGGCAGATGGGGGCTCACGCATGCGCGTCGTCGGATTAATGTCGGGAACGTCAGGGGATGGCGTCGATGCCGCCCTGGTCGAGATCGGCGGACAAGGAGAACAGCTTGAGGTCCGCTTGGTCGCCTTTGCCGGGACGCGCTTTTCGCCGGATCTTCAACGGCGCCTGTTGAAGGCGGCGCTGGAGGGCTCCGTCCGCGAGATCTGTTACTTGAACGCCCTGCTCGGCGAAATTTTCGCGCGGGCGGCGTTGAAGGTGATCAAGCGAGCGAAGCTCACTCCCCCCGAGATCGATCTGATCGGGTCGCATGGGCAAACCGTCCACCATCTGCCGATCGGTTGGCGCGAGCCGGGGATCGGACCCGTGCGCGCCACGCTCCAGATTGCGGAGGCTTCGGTCATCGCCGAACGAACCGGCGTGACGACCGTGGCCAACTTCCGCGCCCGCGATATGGCGGTCGGGGGAGAAGGGGCGCCGCTGGCTCCCTATGCGCACTATATGTTGCTGCGAGATCCCAACCGGACCAGGCTCGTCGTCAACCTCGGCGGCATCAGCAATGTGACCGTCTTGGCCAAGGGCGCCGGCTTGGACCGGGTCCAGGCGTTCGACACGGGACCGGCGAACATGGTGCTGGATGGGTTGATCCAGCAGATGACCAAAGGCCGGCTGAGCATGGACCGCCAGGGGGTCATGGCCCGGTCCGGCCGGGTTGATGCCGCGCTGTTGAACGAGTTGTTGCGGCATCCCTATCTCCGGCGCCACCCGCCGAAGTCCACCGGGCGGGAAGAATTCGGCGCCGAGTTTGTCGCCCGGATCAGGGCCGTCCAGAAACGACGGAAGCTCGCCGATCGAGATGTCATGGCCACCTGCGCACGCTTCACGGCCGAATGCATCGGGAAGGCGCGCCGGTGGCTGCCGGGAGAGATCGATGAGGTCATTGTGGGGGGCGGCGGGGTTCGGAATCGGGCGGTGATGGGCCACCTGGCGCAGGTGCTGGCACCGGCGCCGGTGCGGACGTTGGACGAGGTCGGATGGTCGAGCAAGGCCTTCGAGGCCGTGGCCTTTGCCATCTTGGCCTATCAGACGGTCCATGGAAAACCCAACAATGTTCCCTCGGTGACGGGGGCCAGGAGCGCGGTGGTGCTCGGCCACCTCGTGCCGGGGACGCCGGAGTCGATCCTGCGGCTCCTCCATCGACTCGGAACGCCGGAACGCTGA
- a CDS encoding right-handed parallel beta-helix repeat-containing protein yields MTVSSEAPLLFDQPPPNPAGGRTLIVDAAGSKAFVRPSEALLQAGPDDLVFVRPGTYEDKIFIADRPVTLIGAGRDAVQIFNRRGGPLYLQRVPSGRISGITFRYVGSDQHSAVNVFDSSCTISHCRAADGILSGVVLYGPECRVAFIDNEVRGNRESGIFVFGGACPRVADNLCVGNHHFGLAVRDPGTHPEFIRNTCRENYLSGMLLFCEAQALLLDNVCRDNHHWGVVMTPDCVTTPARGDLSKSNDLASNPRGPLQVTETPLSEIGR; encoded by the coding sequence ATGACCGTCTCTTCGGAAGCACCGCTTCTCTTTGACCAGCCGCCGCCGAATCCGGCAGGAGGGCGCACGCTCATCGTGGATGCCGCCGGCTCCAAGGCCTTTGTCCGTCCCAGCGAGGCGTTGCTCCAGGCCGGGCCGGACGATCTCGTCTTTGTCCGCCCCGGGACCTATGAAGACAAGATCTTTATTGCGGACCGTCCGGTGACGCTGATCGGGGCCGGGCGGGATGCGGTGCAGATCTTCAACCGTCGCGGGGGTCCGCTGTATCTGCAACGGGTGCCGTCGGGCCGCATCAGCGGGATTACGTTCCGCTATGTCGGCAGCGACCAACATTCAGCCGTGAACGTCTTCGATTCCTCCTGTACGATTTCGCACTGTCGGGCCGCGGACGGCATCCTCTCCGGCGTGGTGCTCTACGGACCGGAATGCCGGGTCGCCTTCATCGACAACGAAGTCCGCGGCAACCGCGAGTCGGGGATCTTCGTGTTCGGCGGAGCCTGCCCCCGGGTCGCCGATAATCTCTGCGTCGGGAACCATCACTTCGGTTTGGCCGTCCGCGATCCCGGCACACATCCCGAGTTCATCCGCAACACCTGCCGGGAGAACTATCTGAGCGGCATGCTCCTGTTCTGCGAAGCGCAGGCGCTCCTCCTCGACAATGTCTGCCGGGACAATCATCACTGGGGCGTGGTGATGACGCCGGACTGTGTTACGACGCCGGCGCGCGGCGATCTATCGAAATCCAACGACCTTGCCTCGAATCCGCGCGGCCCCCTGCAAGTCACCGAAACTCCGCTTTCCGAAATCGGCCGGTAG
- the ybgF gene encoding tol-pal system protein YbgF, whose protein sequence is MTTFSQRMLLIWILLSLPAAQSLVQAAPVQDPVSEQAFDQLNGQIVSRQTRSEAARRLYDRVMEEYRQRDYRAALAGFQFFLAIHGKSSLAPSARYWLGECQYRLGRYEDAMNTFSELASSYPVNPKITAATLKIGLTYGKLGQPEEARITFERVISEWPDTVEADVARKELAKYSPTGERNLDP, encoded by the coding sequence ATGACCACATTCTCTCAACGCATGCTTCTGATCTGGATTCTGCTCAGCCTGCCAGCCGCCCAGTCGCTGGTGCAGGCAGCTCCCGTACAGGACCCGGTATCTGAACAGGCCTTCGACCAGCTCAATGGCCAGATTGTAAGCCGCCAGACTCGATCAGAAGCGGCTCGACGCTTGTACGACCGCGTCATGGAGGAATACCGGCAACGGGATTATCGAGCGGCGCTCGCAGGCTTTCAGTTCTTTCTGGCCATTCACGGAAAGTCCTCGCTCGCGCCGAGCGCCCGTTACTGGCTGGGCGAATGCCAATACCGGCTCGGGCGGTACGAGGATGCGATGAACACGTTTTCAGAACTGGCGTCCTCCTACCCGGTGAATCCGAAAATCACGGCGGCCACGCTGAAGATCGGCCTGACCTACGGCAAACTCGGACAGCCGGAGGAAGCGCGCATCACGTTTGAACGGGTGATCTCCGAGTGGCCGGACACGGTCGAAGCCGACGTGGCGCGAAAAGAATTGGCCAAATACTCACCGACCGGGGAGCGGAACCTCGACCCGTGA
- a CDS encoding DUF2726 domain-containing protein, translating into MDKTAWIVLGVSCVLAGLWLWRGVGRRQQPRLDDRTLIDRVGLTAQPVLSREELEWYNLIRLAVQDRYLVLSQVPLWVLVSMRGGNRSERATLMGRLALKRVGFVLLHPGTGEIYKAIDIGSLKGPAAVERRRDRLIAQVFAVAGIEHVRLAPQDVLSVPVVAASLGIESGE; encoded by the coding sequence ATGGACAAGACAGCATGGATCGTCTTGGGCGTCTCCTGCGTGCTGGCAGGGCTGTGGCTCTGGCGGGGGGTGGGCCGGCGGCAGCAGCCACGGCTGGACGACCGGACCTTGATCGACCGAGTCGGCCTGACGGCGCAGCCGGTCCTGTCTCGGGAAGAACTCGAATGGTACAACCTGATCAGGCTGGCGGTGCAGGATCGCTATCTGGTCCTGAGCCAGGTGCCGCTATGGGTCCTGGTTTCGATGCGCGGCGGCAACCGGAGCGAGCGCGCGACGTTGATGGGGCGGCTTGCGCTGAAACGGGTGGGCTTTGTGTTGCTGCATCCGGGAACGGGCGAGATCTACAAGGCGATCGACATCGGGAGCTTGAAAGGTCCTGCGGCCGTGGAGCGTCGCCGGGATCGGTTGATCGCGCAGGTCTTCGCGGTCGCCGGGATCGAGCATGTCCGGCTCGCTCCTCAGGACGTGCTCTCGGTTCCGGTCGTGGCGGCCAGCTTGGGAATCGAGTCCGGCGAGTGA
- the corA gene encoding magnesium/cobalt transporter CorA, translating to MSDQPAPAAPTETPKPKRQRRRSRKAGLPPGTLVHIGEPRVGPVTLQFMLFNAEGCLEPSLANLDELPGLLNDNQICWVNVSGIHDLSLIERLGALFQLHPLVQEDIVNTEQRPKGEDYGTYGFIVVKNLSYAVQDRHLLTEQISFVFGQGFVLTFQENGNDPFVAVRDRLRTGRGRLRTQRADYLVYALLDAIVDNYFGVLEGIGEVTERVEEQLLSDPKPEILKELYSLRRCALFVRRAVWPLREVIGTLQRGQSQMITEFTRTYLADLYDHTIQLIDAIETYRDIIAGMLELYLSSASNRMTSVMKVLTVITTIFMPLSFIAGVYGMNFDYMPELKSPLGYPITLAVMVLIAGGMLWFFHRKQWL from the coding sequence ATGAGCGATCAACCGGCTCCTGCGGCTCCGACTGAAACCCCCAAACCCAAGCGCCAGCGGCGGCGATCCCGCAAGGCCGGCCTGCCGCCCGGCACGTTGGTGCACATCGGCGAACCCCGAGTCGGGCCGGTCACGCTCCAGTTCATGCTGTTCAATGCGGAAGGCTGTCTGGAGCCGTCGCTGGCCAACCTCGATGAACTGCCCGGGCTGTTGAACGACAACCAGATCTGCTGGGTGAACGTGAGCGGCATCCACGACCTGAGCCTGATTGAAAGACTGGGCGCCCTATTTCAGTTGCACCCGCTGGTGCAGGAAGACATCGTCAACACGGAGCAGCGCCCCAAGGGCGAGGATTATGGAACGTACGGCTTCATCGTGGTGAAGAATCTCAGCTATGCCGTTCAGGATCGCCATCTGCTGACGGAACAGATCAGTTTCGTATTCGGGCAGGGATTCGTCCTGACCTTTCAGGAGAACGGCAACGATCCCTTCGTCGCCGTGCGGGATCGGTTGCGGACCGGGCGAGGACGATTGAGAACCCAACGCGCCGACTATCTGGTGTACGCCTTGCTGGACGCCATCGTGGACAATTACTTCGGCGTATTGGAGGGGATCGGCGAGGTCACGGAACGGGTGGAGGAACAACTTCTCAGCGACCCGAAACCGGAGATCCTGAAGGAACTCTACAGCCTGCGGCGCTGCGCCCTGTTCGTGCGCCGGGCGGTGTGGCCGCTCCGCGAAGTGATCGGAACCCTCCAGCGGGGGCAATCACAGATGATCACCGAGTTCACCCGCACCTATCTGGCCGACCTCTACGACCATACCATCCAACTCATCGACGCGATCGAAACCTACCGCGACATCATCGCGGGCATGCTGGAACTCTACCTGTCGAGCGCCAGCAACCGGATGACCTCGGTGATGAAGGTCCTCACCGTCATCACCACCATTTTCATGCCGTTGAGTTTTATCGCCGGCGTCTACGGCATGAATTTCGACTACATGCCCGAGCTGAAATCCCCGCTGGGCTATCCTATCACCCTGGCAGTCATGGTCCTCATCGCCGGCGGCATGCTCTGGTTCTTCCACCGCAAGCAGTGGCTGTAA
- a CDS encoding GGDEF domain-containing response regulator, which produces MLKILLVEDNPVDAQLAQDILSDWSADQFQISHVPDLTRALASLSRDRFDAVLLDLSLPDGQGLKTLTLVQETSPGIPIVVLSGYADQAAALQAVQQGAQDYLVKGQIQGDLLARSIRYSIERKRTEERLTYLAQYDQLTGLVNRALFQDRLVQAIARSRRTQQGFALMLLDLDGFKAVNDSLGHDAGDLVLKIVADRLKNCVREVDTVARMGGDEFTIILEGTATEQGAETVATRIIQSIKQPCALPTRQATVGVSLGITLFPQDDQSADGLLKQADSAMYLAKQQGGTRFAFFRSQAVGRRSSN; this is translated from the coding sequence ATGCTGAAGATCCTGCTCGTCGAAGACAACCCCGTGGACGCCCAACTGGCCCAGGACATTCTCTCCGATTGGAGCGCGGACCAATTTCAGATCAGCCACGTCCCCGACCTCACGCGCGCGCTTGCTTCGTTGAGCCGGGACCGGTTCGACGCGGTGCTGCTGGACCTGTCGCTCCCGGACGGCCAAGGCCTCAAGACCCTAACCCTGGTGCAAGAGACTAGTCCCGGCATTCCGATTGTCGTCCTGAGCGGCTACGCCGACCAGGCGGCGGCCCTTCAAGCCGTCCAGCAAGGCGCCCAAGACTACCTGGTGAAGGGCCAGATCCAGGGCGACCTGCTCGCCCGATCGATTCGCTATTCGATCGAGCGCAAACGGACCGAGGAACGGCTGACCTATTTGGCTCAGTACGATCAACTGACGGGCTTGGTCAACCGCGCGCTCTTTCAAGACCGGCTCGTACAGGCCATCGCCCGGTCCCGGCGCACCCAACAGGGCTTCGCGCTGATGCTGTTGGACCTGGACGGTTTCAAGGCCGTGAACGACTCGCTGGGGCACGACGCCGGCGACCTGGTCCTCAAGATCGTCGCCGACCGGCTGAAGAACTGCGTCAGGGAGGTCGATACGGTCGCGCGCATGGGCGGCGACGAATTTACGATCATCCTCGAAGGGACGGCGACGGAACAGGGCGCCGAGACGGTCGCCACCCGGATCATTCAGTCGATCAAACAACCCTGCGCCCTGCCGACCAGGCAGGCGACGGTCGGGGTCAGCCTGGGCATCACCCTGTTTCCCCAGGATGATCAAAGTGCAGACGGGCTGCTGAAACAGGCCGACTCGGCCATGTACCTCGCCAAACAACAGGGCGGTACTCGCTTTGCCTTCTTCCGAAGTCAGGCGGTCGGGCGCCGCTCGTCAAACTGA
- a CDS encoding metal ABC transporter ATP-binding protein — MAPPIIRFVHATFGFPGTVALRDMSLEIYEGEFLGVIGPNGSGKTTLCRAILGLLPPLSGRLHIFDCSCEELRCHHRARIGYLPQKGVLDRNFPVTVLEAVMMGRYGALGLLKRPGKADRQIALDALEKVGMADYQDNALGLLSGGQQQRVMIARTLAQQPQVLLLDEPTTGIDLTTQHSVLDLIRQLHRDLGLTVLFVTHDINLISPHVDRLLLLKGRIVAAGPPEDVLKPEVLQQVYEKDLLISEHGMVTVRDYHHH, encoded by the coding sequence ATGGCACCACCCATCATCCGGTTCGTCCACGCGACCTTCGGGTTCCCGGGAACCGTCGCCCTCCGGGACATGAGCCTGGAGATCTACGAGGGTGAGTTTCTCGGCGTGATCGGCCCGAACGGATCGGGAAAGACCACGCTCTGCCGGGCGATTCTCGGGCTTCTTCCGCCGCTTTCCGGGCGCCTGCACATCTTCGATTGTTCCTGCGAAGAGCTGCGCTGCCATCACCGAGCCCGGATCGGCTACCTGCCTCAAAAGGGCGTGCTCGACCGGAACTTTCCCGTCACCGTCCTCGAAGCCGTGATGATGGGGCGGTACGGTGCTTTAGGTCTGCTGAAACGTCCCGGCAAGGCCGATCGACAAATCGCGCTGGATGCCTTGGAGAAGGTCGGGATGGCTGACTATCAAGACAATGCGCTGGGGCTGCTCTCCGGAGGACAGCAACAGCGGGTGATGATCGCCCGCACCTTGGCCCAGCAGCCCCAGGTGTTGTTGCTCGACGAGCCGACGACCGGCATCGATCTCACCACCCAGCACAGCGTGCTTGATTTGATCCGCCAGCTCCATCGGGACCTGGGATTGACGGTCCTGTTCGTGACCCACGACATCAACCTCATCAGCCCGCATGTCGATCGGTTGCTCCTGCTCAAGGGGCGGATCGTCGCCGCCGGGCCGCCCGAAGACGTGCTCAAGCCGGAGGTCTTGCAGCAGGTGTATGAGAAAGATCTGCTCATCTCCGAGCATGGCATGGTGACGGTGAGGGACTACCATCACCACTGA